In Nitrospirota bacterium, one DNA window encodes the following:
- a CDS encoding NUDIX domain-containing protein, with product MATQVTSGGSLRIEKEVALAIIYENREKILLQLRDFKECISHPGEWALFGGSVKSKELPESALARELKEELDFTVKQLLHFRNYDYKVESARIYVYACRSTLVLERLNLKEGQDFGIFGIKEIFKGRLCSKKLQAEYPVADLALTIISDFFSCQ from the coding sequence TTGGCTACACAGGTGACTTCTGGTGGTTCATTGCGGATTGAGAAAGAAGTTGCACTTGCTATAATCTACGAAAACCGAGAAAAAATACTATTACAATTAAGGGATTTCAAGGAATGTATAAGCCATCCTGGAGAATGGGCGCTTTTTGGCGGAAGCGTAAAAAGTAAAGAATTGCCTGAATCAGCTTTAGCTCGTGAATTGAAAGAGGAATTAGATTTTACTGTAAAACAGTTATTACATTTCAGAAATTACGATTATAAAGTGGAATCTGCGCGTATATACGTATATGCTTGCCGTTCTACATTAGTTTTGGAAAGATTGAATCTCAAAGAGGGTCAGGATTTTGGAATATTTGGCATTAAAGAAATATTTAAGGGCAGGCTCTGTTCAAAAAAGCTGCAAGCCGAATATCCGGTTGCTGATTTAGCCTTAACTATTATTTCAGATTTCTTTTCTTGCCAATAA